The segment CTTTTACTATTGCATTAatgtctttaatttttttatgaaatccaTCTTTGTAACTTTTGTTTTCAGTTAACATTTATGATTGTAGTAAAATGCTAAATTAAGATTAATTTAAGCTGAGCTAATAATTTGAAAAGTAAATATCACTATCACATGGAATTAAATTCCTTGTAAATGAGCAGTCCAATCCTGAAATTGTAGATCCccattattcattaaaaatatttgtgtatatatttttctttatatatatatacatatatatagaatGAAAAATACAGAAATAAGTAATactcaaatataaataattaaatgacaaAAACAAAACCTTCGCATAATaagcatattttatttaatatattttaaatatacattaCGTGATAACTTTTAACACTAACTGCATTAAACGGCAATAATCATTATGTTACAACAGAGAAAATTAGAAGGATGTAATGGTATAACTCTACCTACGTAGCTTTATccagaaaataaaattaaagcaCAAAAACGTAAAATTTAATGACATTATTTTCaactaacaaaagaattatcaaaatgCAAGGCAAATTATTTGTCTATaattattcttaattaaaaggaaaaaaaataaataagatagaAACTAATGACGCTTGATAATTTGATAAAACataaagataattcaatttgAAGCAACGACTACACTAATTTAACGCAATATAAATATAGCTACGATTTGGTGGATTATAGAGATACAATGTGGTTTAGATTAATGTAATGAGTTTTTTATGTTAGGGTATCacaattgttttatttttttccaaaatttataatttttaattaaaatgtcttgTTAAGTTATTAAAAAATGACTCATACACATGCTTTATATAATGCCTTAAATTAGAAAATTCATTACAATTCAATCAGCTTGCTTCATAAATACAACTTTACCCGTCTTTCATAATTATAGTTAGGAATTAAATTGTAGTAAAAGTATCTTAATATTATGCGTGTGAATCTAAATATATCAtcgatttttttatgaaaaataaaataaaaattctaattcAATAAAACAAcgataacaatataaaatattattttgtttcactttctCCAAATAAACTAcgtattatttcataatatattatattatgttgtattatatGATAGTATATTGTTTTAGTgaatacaatatttaaataacttatatcATTTTTAATCGTTACGTAATGTCATATATCaacaattcaaataataaatctataaaaaaaaatataaagtagaGTAACTATGAAagatacaataaaaaataaaggcataatacataaatgtgcccgGTAACTTCACCTCATATTACAtttatgccctttaactttgGTATACACAGATAGATACTTAAACTTGTGTAAAATTAAACAAGTCGGCACATGAGTCTTATGTGGCACAATACGCATAAAACACCACgttggacaaaaaatgacatgtagaaTACCATAGGACATGTGTAtctatttgtttacttttataCATGTTTAAGTGTTTACTTGTGCATACCTAAAGTTGAAGGGTATAAATGTAATTTGTCGCCAAGTTAAAGGGTACATTAATACTCTAtgccaaaaataaaatatatattttattaaataataaataaaaataaatgagaaaaaaatattaaagcgACTGTAATAATACTAAGATTCCGTTTGGCCATGCGATATGGtatcatgagatgaaattgaagttttgtttggacatgaaattttggtgttgtatattttcttataaacataaaaaaaatcataagttttaaaactattaaatagccccaattatttattcaatcttatcaaataaacaaaaaaatataaaatcgcataataaattattataaagcTATTTATTTTccacttaagtaattgtttcaaTCTAACTTTCAACCTAACTTCCACTTctcatcaatatatttgagtaaaaatgaaaCACCTTTAGGctcttcaagattttattaCTCAACAATCATGAAGtatgagttaaagtgactaTTTGTTGGTGagaatgataaattttaaaaagtaatgatgtgattataaattttatttacatgtgaaataaatgattagtagatataaatgtggTGTTATTTTAAcgaaatataaatttatggattaaattttatttaaaatatctcatATCATGGTATGGGATTTccatatgattccatatcatggtTTTTGGAGGATATGGAATCAAATTTCACGATATGAAATCAGCGTAAAATCACATGTCCAAACGTTGATTCTATTTCACGataccatatcatgatatggtatAGCATGACCAAATACCTACTAAATTAGTGTTATACTCTCTCCCTCCGTCCAATTTTAACTGTCATATTGtgttttttaaaagtcaaattcgattaatttttaaaattaaattaaattatattaatttgatattttaaataaaaaattaaataatcaaaaaatatattaagttataattatttttaaatatcaatataataaaaaaatatattataaattattaattaaaattttataatttaactaaaaaaaaaaaaccataataCGATAAAAGTTATGAAGTGAATATAATTAGAACTTTTGTTGTCGCTAATATCATGCCACGTTACATAAAATTCTCATAGCTCCACAAATTTAACTGCTAAAAGAAACTCTCCATTTTCCCTCACTGCTTCTTCTTCACTCTCACAGTAGAGAAATGGCTTCTACTTCTGCAGCTTACATGGCTACCACTACTTTCACTTCTAATCTTCTTGAAATCAAGCAAAAACCCCTTTTCCCAAATACTTTTCCATACTTATTCCGCCCCTTTTCTCCCAGAAATCTCAAGAACCCAAAGATCTTCAAGTTTCCTAAAATGACACTCTCAAATGACTATATGGGCATAGGTAGTTTCAACTCCACAAGAACCAATTACAATACTCCCATTACTGGTAAGTTTTACAAAAGGATGGATTCTTGTTTGGTTATTCCTCCCCCAAAGGGTATAAAACCCAAAGCTATTATCAAATTTGTGGGTGGTGCTTTTATTGGAGCTGTTCCTGAAGTTACTTACAGGTTAGACAAGTTGTTGTTTCCTTTATAGTTTGTGAAATTGGGcattaaaagttgaattttttcttgattttgttttcTGGGTTGTTCTTGGTAACAGTTATTTACTGGAGAATTTGGCGAGAGAAGGGTATCTGATAATTTGTGTGCCTTATAATGTGACATTTGATCATGCGCAAGTATCAAGACAGGTTTTTGAGAGGTTTCATTCTTGTTTTGATCCAATTTTAGCATCAGGGTTGCCTGATTCTGGTCTTTCTGCTGATGACATTGTTGATTTGCCACTCTATTCAGTTGGCCACAGGTAATTAGTGTTGAATCTGTCTTTCTTTAGCATCAGGGTTGCCTAAATTGGGAAGGGGATTATAAGGTGTGGAATCAAACCCTCGCCAATAAGTGAAAGTTCAGGTAGCCAGCCAACCAACTGAGCTACTAAGATCCCGAATCGTCTTTTTCCTATAGCGTTTCTTAATATTTTGGACGATAGGCTTGTTATGGGTTTCTCAGTAATTTgtaaaatagttttttcatttgaagactTTAGCACAATCATTTTTGTGTGCTATGTCTAGTGGAACTCAGTTTGAATTGGATTTCTTGATATACTTGTTTCAAATTCATTCacgtttttttatttaaacttctAAAGCTAGACTGAAGTATTACCTGGCTAAGATGCCTGTTTCTTTTTCGTTTTTGGTGATGTGCAACTTGCAGTAATGGTGCTCTTATTCAAGCGCTTGTAGGAAGTTATTTTTGTGAGAAGATACCTAAGGTTTGCTGTTTCACCTCAGGCTCACAATTCAAAGAAATGAATGTCTTACTGAGTCCGTTTATGTCTTTTCATGTAGGCTAATGTTATAATATCGTACAACAATAGGCCAGCGTCAGAGGCAGTGCCATATTTTGAGCAGGTAATACACCTATTTCTTACAAAACCTGTGGTGATTCCGACATCCTAAATTTGTGCAGCTATATTACCTTCACTTAATTTTTTCTCATGATCCATCTTCTATCTATGAAAATTTGCACTCCGTTTTCGCTTGAAAGGAGACACTGTACTAAAGTTGAttgatttgttcattttattgtgcttcaattcttattatattttacCTGTGTGTGGTCATGACTTGTGTACAATTATTATGCTTATCATTTCCGCTGTTATGTATTCCTCTCTGAACATATGATATCTCATTATCTTAGGTGTCGTTTGGTAGAGACGTAGAGTTTATAAGAATAGTACTTAATAGGATGTACAAGAGAATCTTATCTAGTGTTTGATTTGGTGTAGTAAGGGCAGTTCTCTCTTTAACAATTTATCCATTTATTAATAGCCCTTGCATCGCTAATACCATAATCTGCAATGAGTTTGTTATATACcctataatacatatattaattgTACATATGCTGAAAATCCTTCCAAACAAAGGATTAAAGAATCTCATTACTAATACATTTATTAGATTCTCTTATACATTCTAGTattctaccaaacgaccccttaatgGTATAGTTATGCCTGGTTCTTTGGTCGAGGTCAaggtaattattttatgtatctaAAGAAATCCTTAACCCTGTTCACCTCCTTGTATTCAGTCTCCAACTAAAGATCTTTCCATCTAGGCATCTCTTAGGCAATTGGCATTTGCATAAGCTAGCTTTATTTTGACACTTCTGAACATTCTCTTCCTGTTTTATGGTTCGTTGCAGCAATTCCgcatgaatatttttttccctGAAAGCAATCACCCACAAGAAAATTCTGAAATTAGTAAGGCTTTGTTAGTTCTTCAGATGTTAGATAATTAGTAACATCAATTGGTAGTCTGGCTGTTTACCTGTCCAAACACATAAACATCTCTTCTAACTTACTATGTAAATTTGGATAAAGAGGCTATCACATTGAGAGTTGCTCTTTTCAGCACTCTGAGGCTCCCCTTTTCCACCAGCAGTCTACCCCCTCCTCCTCCTTGTCTGCTCAAGACCTTGCTGAACATGAATGAAACTAAAATCCAGATCTTTAAAGAGTGCTTGAACTGCTGTAAGGAGAGCCGAACCACCCTATCACTCAATACACACACAGAGCCAAACCACCCTCCCCCAAAAAACAAGATTCCCAAAATCATTCTGctcaagaaagaaaaaaaaaacacaaacacaCCAAGATCCACAGACTGTAAAGGAGGATATAAAGGTACTGTGGTAAGGGGTAGTTCGTTTCTAttttaaagaaacaaacatttttaagGAATAGGCAGTCTACTCTTTCGATAGTGTGCACAGCCGTAGGCACTGATTCATTTTAAAAACTCAAGGGAAGGGATAACAGAACAAGAGATTAATGCAACTAAAGGAAGAAAGCAACCGAACAAGCAGTAAGCTGATAGATAAATACATGGTTATTCcaaatgtatgaattttaatgatGGTTGGTTCCAACCACATATCAAGTAAGGTAAAAGGGGCTGGATAAAACTTTGTCGTTGTCGGACAGATTGAGTGATGGAGCTTTCTGAAGGATGATCTAGTCAAGGTAGAGAGGGTCCCTTTCTTTGGTAAAGTTGATAATAGAATTTGGTGAATGCATTTATCGTGATCAGCTGCCAGCCTGCCATCTGCAAATAGAATAGGCCATTGCGATAATTTCTTCTTCTAGAATCTTCAAGTCTTGctttttattttctccattaaaCATTTTGCAGCCAAAATGCATCATTTCTTGAAGTTTTGATCCCATTTTGCAGTTGGGTCTTCTTGTTGGCCAGATGGTGCCTGTTATATCTCCAGCGTATTCAATGGCTCAATCGGCTTCAGGTAGATTTATCTAACAGCTTCatctattatttcttattttcactAGAAACCATAGCTATGGCAATTGCTATTTCCTATCTGCAGCAATCTTGCATGTAATTGCTACCCCATCTACCTAATTTAAATCTATGGAGCTTTAGAATAAAATGTTCAGATTGATTCTTATGTTGAGATTGATGCAAAGTgtataaaaaaatgtttgagtTATTGAGGAAGTTATCCTTAGTAGAAAAAGTACATGATTCAGTATTCATAGTCTTTTGATCCCTATTCTCTTCTCCTGTCTATTTTTCTCCTGCAATTCTACAATCATATGTGCTGTGTACCAGTTATTCTTAGAAAACTATATATGGTTCTAGTCATTTAAATCTCACATTTACCTTTTCTGTTGTTTCACCTTTAAAATGGCTATGGGACGTTGGGATATAATCCTTTTAGATCAAGCAAAAATAGAATATCCTTAGTGAAGGTCAGGTATGAGTGGAGGTTTTAGGCCAAGTCTAATTTGTTTCTATTGGTGAagagaataatcttatcttttGAGAATAGTAAAGAAGGGATAGTGTTCCAGAACATAATAAAACATGAGTAGATTGGTCCTAGTTACTCTTCGAGGTGGAGCGGAAGAAGGGGTGGTGATTCTCGAATCTGGAAAAGGATCCAATGAATTCGAAAAAATTGAACGAGGAGCCGTATGAGGTGAAAATCTCATGTACTGTTATGTAGAGTGGCACCAAGGGTGTGACTTATTCGTCCACTTTTTCGCtgtcacccccccccccccccaaaaaaaaaaaaaaactctgcCTTATGTAAAGTTGCCAAAGTACGATTAACCTCCTGATTTGATATCACTGCTTATTTAGGTGTCTTTATACACTTGATGTGGATCTCTACATAACTCTTTTTTTAATCACTGAACGGAGTACTAGATACTCAACACCTCTCAGTACGTGTGACCCgattttgggttcaaaggtggaGTTTAATGTGTTCTTACGAGTGTGAGAATGAGTTTGGTAAAAGTTGGATCTAATTTCATTTGAAAGAATCTGAACATCCAACCCTTGACATTAGACACTGGGCACTGGGAAGAACCCAAGAGCTTTCCATACCCTTTTAGACGTTCAGATATACGTGATGTGGAACACCTGAATGAGAACGAGAATAGAGAAGGaaacttaatttaaattttatcatcTGTATACCCTTTTAGATGTTCATATATACCTGATGTGGAACACCTGAATGAGAACGGGAATAGAGAAGGAAACTTCATTTAAAATTTGCGCTGTTACTTGCATTTTGTTATACTTGTTTTGTTTTCCCTTTTCAATGTAGTCTCCTTTACtgctaaatatttttcatcattataGTTACTTTcctttcatcaataatatgTAGGAGATGCGTTGAGGGTGTTGCTTGATACAGCTGGAACAATCATCCCCGACTATGATCCAGAAACAGTTGTTTCATTGACTAAATTTGCTGATCAGCTGCCTTCGGTATTTGGCGAGGTATGTGCTGTCAGTTTTATTTGTTGAGCCGGCAATATGGATGAAAATTTCATTGTTCCCATGGCTTGTTCTTGCTGTTTCATGAATACTATATATCTTGCTGTGTTAAATGTAACTAATCTTCACTATATGAGCTCATCATCCATGGTAGATCACATATGTGtttagagagaaaaagaagaaggagagATCTTCATTGATTCAAAGCTTCAAGAAGAAGAATACAAAAACTAACTGATATTTCCTTTTTTCTGTTTTCTTATACTAGCTAACTAACAACTTTCTAACAACTTTCTAACTAATTCTAACTAACTTTATACACATCATTAAGTAATTCCTATCTCATTATTCCCCCTCAAGCTTGTGGGTGCAAAGACATTCAACACACCAAGCTTGCTTATCAAATATTCATGTTGAGCTCTAGGTAATCCTTTTGTCAATATGTCTGCCAACTGCTCCTTGGAACTTATATATTCTGTTCTGATCAGTCCTGTTTGTATTTTTTGTCTGATAAAATGGCAATCGATCTCTATGTGCTTGGTTCTCTCGTGAAACACTGGATTGGCTGCTATTTGCAAAGCTGCCTTACTGTCGCTGTATACTACAGCTGGTTGTTCAACTTCACTTCCCAATTCCTTCAACAAAGCATCAATCCATACTAATTCTGAAACTGCATTAGCCATACTTgtattcagcttcagctgaACTCCTTGAAACTACATTTTGCTTCTTAGATTTCCATGACAATAATGTTTCACCATGTTTAACTAGAAAACCTGACACTGATCTCCTTGTATTTGGGCATGCtgcccaatctgcatcacaatacacattcaATTTATTTGATCTTTTGCTGCTCAGTAGTACTCCAAGTCCTGGCTCCCTCTTGATATATTTCATTACTCTCACAGCTGCTTCCCAGTGTGATCTCTTGGGTTGATGTAAAAATTGACTAAATGTTTGAACAGAATAAGCTATGTCTGGCCTTGTCATAGTCAAATATAACATCTTCCCTATCAACCTTTGATATTGTTCCTTGTCTTCAAATAGCTCATCATCTAATTCTCCAGTTAGATGGTCTAATTCTTGGATTGTTAGTCTAACGTTGGCTTCAAGAGGTGTCCAAGCTGGTTTAGCATTTCCTAAACCCAAATCTGAAATAATTTCCAAAGCATACTTCctttgattcatcaaaatgcCTTTTGCTGATCTACTGAATTCCATTcccaaaaagaatttcattctCCAAGATCCTTAATCTTAAAAGCCTTGTGTAGAATGGCTTTTGTGTGCTCTATAAGTCCCAGATTGCTACCTGTCACtaacatatcatctacatagacaagaatcACTACCATGTCTGATCCTTTCCTTTTAATGAATAAGGAATGATCTAGGCTACTTTGAACAAAACCAGATTCCAGTAATGCTTCACTCAACTTCAAGTTCCATTGCCTGCTTGCTTGTTTGAGACCATAGAGGGATTTGACAAGTCTGCATACTTGACCAGGTTCCCCCTGACTGTCAAAACCCTCTGGTAACTGCATATACACCTCATCATGAAGATCACCTTGTAAGAAAGCATTATAGACATCTAATTGATGAACAAACCAATTATGTTGAGCAGCTAAAGATAAAACAGTCCTGACAGTAGCAATATTAACCACTGGTGAGAAAGTCTCATGGAAATCAAGCCCCTCTCTTTGTGTGTAACCCTTTGCCACCAATCTTGCTTTAAACCTCTCAACATCACCATTAGCCTTCAACTTGACTTTATAAACCCACTTACAACCTATAGGAACTTTGCCTTTTGGTAGAGGAACCAAATCCCATGTATGATTATCTTGAAGAGCTTTTATTTCAGATTGCATAGCTTCTAGCCATCTGACATCTAATATAGCTTCCTGGTATGTAGTTGGTTCAGTAACAGCAGAAAAAGCATGTAAGTATTGTTGATAAGTTGGGGACAGATTGGTATATGAAATGGAGGCTGCTATAGGATACAGAACATTATTTGTTGATGGCTTAGAAACATATTCAGATGGCCATAAAGGTTGTTTAGTAATCCTTGTGGATCTTCTGAGAGGCACAACAGGAGAAACAATAGGTGAAGATGATGGATGTACTGATTCTGTTTCTGTATACAATGGGGGTGATGAATCATGAGATGTTTCTAAATCATCAATTGGACATGAAGAAGATACAGGACAAGATTTAGGTGCAGGTGGATGAGATTGAAAAGGAAATTGATCCTCATGAAATATCACATCTGTGTTCAAAAAAAACTTCTGCTTTTGtagatcaaaacaaacatatCCCTTTGTAACACTTGAGTAACCCATAAATACTGATCTCACAGCTCTGGGTGCAAACTTATCAATTCTAGGCAATGTGCTTGCAAAACACAAACAACCAAAAGTTCTTAAGTGTGTAATACATGGCTTCCTCCCAAAAAATGCTTCATAAGGTGATTTTCCTTCAAGAGTTTGTGAAGGCAATCGATTTATAATGTATGCTGCAGTAAGAACACAATGTCCCCAGAATTTGATTGGAATGTGACCTTGGAATCTTAAAGCTCTAGCAACCTCAAGAAGATGTCTATGTTTCGTCTCAACAATACCATTCTGTTGAGGAGTATGAACACAAGTCCTGTAATGAATAATTCCTAAGCCTTTGAACAAATCCTGCATAGAATTGCTGATGAATTCTCCCCCATTATCAGTCCTTACTCTTTTAATATTTGCATTAAACTGAATAGCAATCATCTTTAAAAAATGCTTAAGAATAACCAGCACATCAGATTTGAACTTCaataagaaaacccataccgtTCTCgaaaaatcatcaacaatagTGAAAAAGAACTTATTTCCATCAAATGTTGGAGTGTCATAAGGCCCCCATACATCTAAATGCAGCAAATCAAAAATCTTTGTAGATTTAGTGCTACTGCTGTAGAAAGGAAGTCGAGTATGTCTAGCTAGTGAACATATCTCACAAGTACTTAAAATTGATTTGCAACTGTCAATAGAATAGCCTAACAAATCCTTTATAGATCCTACTGATGCATGAGCTAATCTTCTATGCCAAAGCATGATATCCATTTTGTCAGCATGAGCAGCAAAGCTTTTGACATTGCCAGCTTCTGAAACTTTATGTTTTGATGAACTTGTTTGAACCAAAAAATAGAGACCATCCTTTTCCTTACCAATCCCCTTCAGTTTCCCACTGGAAAGATCCTGGAACACACAAAATCCAGGATAAAATGATGCAAAGCAATTGAGCTCCTTAGTAACTTTGGCTACAGACAAGAGATTATATTTAAACTCAGGTACATATAGAACATCATGCAATTCTCCTGTATCTGTAGGATAAAATGATGCAAAGCAATTGAGCTCCTTAGTAACTTTGGCTACAGACAAGAGATTATATTTAAACTCAGGTACATATAGAACATCATGCAATTCTCCTGTATCTGTGAAATTGCAATTACCCATATGAGTCACAAAAGTCACACCTCCATTGGGTAAATGAACCTTTCTATTTTGATCAGGCCTAACAGTTTGCACATTATGTAGCACTTCTAAGGTAGAAACCATATGAGTGGTTGCACCACTATCAATTATCCAAGGCAAATCTGTAAGTTTAATGACATTAATGTGAGCCATACCTGCCATATTGGCCATTACATTAGCTGTGGAAGTATCTCCATCTAGCATATGTTGAATGTGATCATGTTGCTTATCAGTTAAAGGAGGT is part of the Solanum pennellii chromosome 8, SPENNV200 genome and harbors:
- the LOC107029018 gene encoding uncharacterized protein LOC107029018; translation: MASTSAAYMATTTFTSNLLEIKQKPLFPNTFPYLFRPFSPRNLKNPKIFKFPKMTLSNDYMGIGSFNSTRTNYNTPITGKFYKRMDSCLVIPPPKGIKPKAIIKFVGGAFIGAVPEVTYSYLLENLAREGYLIICVPYNVTFDHAQVSRQVFERFHSCFDPILASGLPDSGLSADDIVDLPLYSVGHSNGALIQALVGSYFCEKIPKANVIISYNNRPASEAVPYFEQLGLLVGQMVPVISPAYSMAQSASGDALRVLLDTAGTIIPDYDPETVVSLTKFADQLPSVFGELAQGISEFKPTPSENLECFKNAYNVKRTLLVKFDNDAIDETDRLEETLKPRVESFGGKVEKIALTGNHITPCVQEPKWRVGAVYTPADAIAQVVKTLSINDTKGLCTTIANWFSSLEE